From the genome of Candidatus Neptunochlamydia vexilliferae, one region includes:
- a CDS encoding asparagine synthase-related protein, which yields MLGKAFSKESYLPLESKDLPSNHKEFTEFTQNFWGDYLLIWADSKIYVLRSPSCPIPFFYTKASEEGWIFATSMAALNALASRQFNTDWAYMVSCIQEDSLLGKATPFDSVYQLPLGCFLKLDGKDEELILAWNPLDYVENSQTLHPDDAGNRLMETLKRTCQCWFQSADDIFLSFSGGVDSTVLHYAIYESLGKNQGYYPLHLFNEHNTACDERAIAEHFATTTHTPLKKLSYSKCLPYEDLVIPQKPNIPSVLSIEKNQDNLYLRQVREGKQAYFVNGHGGDNTLMSSPQPSFLIDYICGKGLKGSLSYIKDLASVDRATLYQVLWRGVRGVFSSLLGMRPEKDRYFFAPWLKANPKKFVSQTAMHHPFYHKKHRTYPGKQVQVNDIFEVLKLIGENIRPPGHYIFYPFLSQPLLELLLATPTYTLFYKAHDRYIARKSLSDRYGEKHIWRKDKGEFSSVYIWGFKRNYKQILELLMEGQFVKNGFVDPYLLKQSIDDTLAGDMRSQRYIQNLVCAEVFFKGWS from the coding sequence TTGTTAGGTAAAGCGTTCTCTAAAGAGTCCTATCTTCCCCTCGAATCAAAAGATCTTCCATCAAACCACAAGGAATTTACTGAGTTCACCCAAAATTTTTGGGGGGACTATCTTTTGATTTGGGCTGACTCAAAAATCTATGTTTTACGTTCACCCTCTTGTCCCATCCCATTTTTTTATACCAAGGCCTCTGAAGAAGGGTGGATCTTTGCAACATCTATGGCCGCTCTAAACGCTCTAGCTAGCAGGCAATTTAATACGGATTGGGCCTATATGGTCTCTTGTATCCAAGAGGATTCCCTCTTGGGGAAAGCAACCCCTTTTGACTCTGTCTACCAGCTTCCCTTGGGATGTTTTCTAAAGCTTGATGGAAAGGATGAAGAACTCATACTTGCTTGGAACCCTCTTGATTATGTCGAAAACTCCCAAACGCTCCACCCTGACGATGCTGGAAACCGATTAATGGAGACTTTGAAGCGCACGTGCCAATGTTGGTTCCAGAGTGCAGATGACATTTTCTTATCTTTTTCAGGAGGTGTAGACTCCACTGTCTTACACTACGCCATCTATGAGTCTCTTGGCAAAAATCAAGGATACTATCCTCTTCATCTTTTTAATGAGCATAACACCGCTTGCGATGAAAGGGCTATAGCAGAACATTTTGCCACAACGACTCACACACCTTTAAAAAAACTGAGCTATTCCAAATGTTTGCCTTATGAGGATCTCGTGATCCCTCAAAAACCCAACATCCCCTCCGTGCTATCTATAGAAAAAAACCAAGACAACCTCTATCTCAGGCAAGTAAGAGAGGGAAAACAGGCCTACTTTGTTAATGGGCACGGAGGGGATAATACGTTAATGTCCTCTCCTCAACCTTCTTTTCTTATCGATTATATCTGTGGAAAAGGGTTAAAAGGGTCCTTATCCTATATCAAGGATCTAGCAAGCGTTGACCGAGCCACTTTGTATCAAGTTCTATGGCGAGGGGTGCGCGGTGTTTTCTCTTCACTGCTTGGGATGCGCCCTGAAAAGGATCGTTATTTTTTTGCTCCTTGGCTGAAGGCCAACCCAAAAAAGTTTGTCTCTCAGACTGCAATGCACCACCCCTTTTATCACAAAAAGCATCGGACCTACCCCGGTAAGCAAGTCCAGGTGAATGATATTTTCGAAGTATTAAAACTCATTGGAGAAAATATTCGCCCACCAGGCCACTACATTTTCTACCCCTTTTTGAGCCAACCCCTTCTCGAGCTTCTGCTTGCAACACCCACATATACCCTCTTTTATAAAGCTCACGACCGCTACATTGCCCGGAAGAGTTTATCCGATCGGTATGGGGAAAAACATATTTGGCGCAAAGATAAAGGGGAGTTTTCTAGTGTTTATATCTGGGGATTTAAACGTAACTATAAGCAAATTTTAGAGTTGCTGATGGAAGGTCAGTTTGTTAAAAATGGCTTTGTCGACCCCTACTTATTAAAACAATCCATCGACGATACCTTAGCAGGCGATATGCGATCACAACGTTATATCCAAAATCTTGTTTGCGCCGAAGTTTTCTTCAAGGGGTGGTCATGA